A genome region from Heteronotia binoei isolate CCM8104 ecotype False Entrance Well chromosome 19, APGP_CSIRO_Hbin_v1, whole genome shotgun sequence includes the following:
- the KBTBD13 gene encoding LOW QUALITY PROTEIN: kelch repeat and BTB domain-containing protein 13 (The sequence of the model RefSeq protein was modified relative to this genomic sequence to represent the inferred CDS: inserted 1 base in 1 codon), with amino-acid sequence MQSHFAERVKVHVEEEVFFVDKGLLVEHSEYFRALFQSGMKESTQKEIQIRDLSATGFLIMLKILEGGYPTLSCEENLRAVECASFLQVKAMARYLINSLNSDNCILLYQAAAMFGLLDLFHSAALYIRDGYSDLEEYLDCLSPELLDYVESLVPSTFVAVGAHTPTFEFLEDLSRTICYLDEEKNAWRTLSCLPLRASTFLAGMAMRDNKIYIVGGVHGYNKQIVEHSFCYDATADAWSEFSSPQQLRYDITLMAHEDYLYAIGGEFEKTPLKSVERFNMSTGSWSFVSDLPQPAAAAPCAQAMGRIFVCLWKPLDTTIIYEYEPQKDEWLPVSTLNRPQSYGHCMVAHRDNLYIMRNGPFDDFLRCVIDCFNLTTKQWTSLPGQYMNSKGALFTAVIKGDTVYTVNKMLTLLYSIEENTWKFKKEKAGFPRSGSLQTFLLRXPRTDHSIAT; translated from the exons ATGCAGTCGCACTTTGCAGAGCGGGTGAAGGTCCACGTCGAAGAAGAGGTTTTCTTTGTGGACAAAGGTCTTCTGGTAGAACACAGCGAATACTTCCGTGCGCTCTTTCAGTCCGGCATGAAAGAGAGCACGCAGAAAGAGATCCAGATCCGGGATCTGAGCGCCACGGGTTTCCTCATCATGTTGAAAATCCTCGAGGGGGGTTACCCTACGCTGAGCTGCGAGGAGAACCTCCGGGCGGTGGAGTGCGCCTCCTTCCTGCAGGTCAAAGCCATGGCCCGATACCTGATCAACTCCCTCAACTCTGACAACTGCATCCTCTTGTACCAAGCGGCGGCCATGTTTGGACTTCTGGACCTCTTCCACAGTGCCGCGCTGTACATAAGGGACGGTTACTCCGACCTGGAAGAGTACTTGGATTGCCTCTCTCCAGAACTTCTGGATTACGTCGAGTCCCTGGTCCCCAGCACCTTTGTGGCCGTGGGAGCCCACACGCCCACTTTCGAGTTCTTGGAGGACCTCTCGCGAACCATCTGCTACCTGGATGAGGAGAAGAACGCCTGGAGGACACTATCCTGTTTGCCGCTGAGAGCCAGCACATTCCTGGCAGGTATGGCCATGAGGGATAACAAGATTTACATCGTGGGCGGGGTCCATGGTTACAACAAGCAGATTGTGGAGCACAGCTTCTGCTACGACGCCACGGCCGACGCCTGGAGCGAGTTCTCCAGCCCGCAGCAGCTCCGCTACGATATCACGCTGATGGCCCATGAGGACTACCTGTATGCCATCGGTGGGGAATTTGAGAAGACCCCGCTGAAGTCGGTGGAGAGGTTCAACATGTCCACCGGCTCTTGGAGCTTCGTCTCTGACCTGCCCCAGCCAGCCGCTGCGGCCCCCTGTGCCCAAGCAATGGGGCGCATCTTCGTTTGTTTGTGGAAACCTCTGGACACAACCATCATCTATGAGTATGAGCCTCAGAAGGATGAATGGCTTCCTGTCTCGACCCTCAACAGGCCTCAAAGCTACGGCCATTGTATGGTAGCCCATAGGGACAATCTCTACATTATGAGGAACGGGCCCTTTGACGACTTCTTGCGCTGCGTGATTGACTGTTTCAACCTCACCACTAAGCAGTGGACATCTTTGCCGGGGCAGTACATGAACAGCAAAGGGGCCCTTTTCACGGCCGTCATCAAGGGGGACACGGTTTATACGGTCAACAAGATGCTAACGCTGCTGTACAGCATCGAGGAGAATACGTGGAAATTCAAAAAGGAGAAGGCTGGGTTTCCAAGAAGCGGTTCTCTACAGACCTTCCTTCTCC TTCCGAGAACAGATCACAGCATTGCAACTTAA
- the UBAP1L gene encoding ubiquitin-associated protein 1-like translates to MSCLEDVPFRMSSSFVEDSEREANFVRAPEFDMPDYEEILLWTMHDFLLEKRVLYWAESGSWQDIPWCQVTTDVIPTAPPSWLLFADSEENSHEETGESSMAEAPPVYESSVSPDGSDEAQPIASGNGDQHAAKGEDPKGEGSSSANSTESKRENPPEPKPVPRPGAFARFFGLPQPKPRTSPVPPPTVTLESNCPKPSLIKQRQSLLLLNNVKNEWERAKGKLAAFLHPLTHSSTESSLASRSVPLSQRNRNNRNLRNRSASDASAMGTLMPTPSSTTSGALQPPTSAGSVAPIQKHKPTVAVRNESSLVFVFLLLFIMGLIQSPPIFLWPMETSHQVWEQNNWTRVQFHLRDPQEFRDMSFRGSLTLAEVHWARNLLGLTGIVSYWYSYPRLSRVL, encoded by the exons ATGAGTTGCCTGGAAGACGTACCTTTCAGAATGTCCTCAAGCTTCGTAGAGGATTCTGAGAGGGAGGCAAACTTTGTGCGTGCCCCTGAGTTTGACATGCCCGACTACGAAGAGATTCTCCTGTGGACAATG CATGATTTCTTACTAGAGAAGAGGGTCCTGTATTGGGCAGAGTCTGGCTCTTGGCAAGACATCCCCTGGTGCCAAGTGACCACTGATGTTATCCCAACAGCTCCGCCTTCCTGGCTGCTCTTTGCGGACTCAGAAGAAAACAGCCACGAGGAGACCGGAGAAAGCAGCATGGCGGAAGCACCTCCTGTGTACGAGTCCAGCGTGAGTCCAGACGGCAGCGACGAAGCTCAACCGATAGCGAGTGGGAATGGAGACCAACACGCTGCGAAGGGCGAGGACCCCAAAGGCGAGGGGTCTTCCTCAGCCAACTCCACAGAAAGCAAGCGAGAGAATCCACCTGAGCCCAAACCTGTTCCGAGGCCTGGTGCTTTTGCTCGTTTTTTCGGCCTCCCCCAACCGAAACCAAGGACTTCACCGGTCCCGCCACCGACTGTTACCTTGGAGAGCAACTGCCCAAAGCCATCCCTGATCAAACAGAGACAGTCTCTGCTGTTGTTAAACAATGTGAAGAATGAGTGGGAACGAGCCAAGGGGAAACTGGCAGCTTTCCTGCACCCCTTGACTCATTCTTCAACAGAGTCCAGCTTGGCTTCCAGATCCGTTCCTCTGAGCCAGCGCAACCGCAACAACAGGAACCTGAGAAACAGATCTGCCTCAGACGCATCTGCAATGGGGACTTTAATGCCCACGCCCTCATCTACAACGTCCGGTGCTCTGCAACCCCCCACTTCTGCAGGTTCGGTCGCTCCCATTCAAAAGCACAAGCCCACAGTTGCCGTAAGAAACGAATCTTCTCTTGTCTttgtcttccttctccttttcataaTGGGGCTGATCCAATCACCTCCAATCTTCCTCTGGCCTATGGAGACTTCCCACCAGGTCTGGGAACAGAACAACTGGACTCGAGTCCAGTTTcaccttagagacccacaagaGTTTCGGGATATGAGCTTTCGAGGGTCTTTGACTCTCGCGGAAGTGCATTGGGCCCGTAACCTGTTGGGGTTAACTGGTATAGTTAGTTACTGGTATAGTTACCCACGACTTAGCAGAGTGCTTTAA